In Chryseobacterium gotjawalense, the following are encoded in one genomic region:
- a CDS encoding sodium-translocating pyrophosphatase, with product MDLLFYLVPIFGIIALIYTFIQSAWVSKQNAGNDRMKEISGYISDGAMAFLKAEYKVMAYFVVVVAILLAVMGASSANSHWSIGISFVLGAILSALAGFIGMKIATKANVRTAEAAKTSLSKALKVSFTGGSVMGMGVAGLAVLGLGGLYIIIKQIFAPGAGVDSHEMERTIEILTGFSLGAESIALFARVGGGIYTKAADVGADLVGKVEAGIPEDDPRNPATIADNVGDNVGDVAGMGADLFGSYVATVLATMVLGRETFSIDAFGGFAPILLPMLIAGTGIIYSMIGTLFVKIGETTSLDIAPVQNALNLGNWGSIVLTAVSSYFLVNYLMPETMTLRGHEFTKMGVFGAILVGLVVGTLMSIITEYYTAMGKKPVRSIIKQSSTGHATNIIGGLAVGMESTLLPILVLAGGIYGSYLCAGLYGVAIAAAGMMATTAMQLAIDAFGPIADNAGGIAEMSELPKEVRERTDILDAVGNTTAATGKGFAIASAALTALALFAAFVGIAGIDGIDIYRADVLAGLFVGAMIPFIFSSLAIRAVGTAAMAMVEEVRRQFREIPGILEGKAVPEYEKCVAISTDASLKKMMLPGGIALVAPLLMGFIFGPEVLGGFLAGATVSGVLMGMFQNNAGGAWDNAKKSFEKGVEINGDMHYKGSDAHKASVTGDTVGDPFKDTSGPSMNILIKLMSIISLVIAPTLAVLHKDKIIENRRVKLESLQKMSGITAAATSVNGVTGIAPGKATGILNEEGDYVYNTGNIQEIKLTNKSIGVGENSALLALYNGLQSKDQKVLDNTKWFTIENLHFQTGSSDLKPGSEEQLNNLAEILNAFPTAKVKLGGYTDNTGTEEANLKLSNLRAQAAKLKLLEMGIASDRVEAEGYGSQHPVCAENDTEECKAQNRRIDVRILNF from the coding sequence ATGGATTTATTATTTTATCTCGTACCAATATTTGGTATTATTGCCTTAATCTACACTTTTATTCAGAGCGCCTGGGTGAGTAAGCAAAATGCAGGAAACGACCGTATGAAAGAAATCAGCGGTTATATTTCCGATGGAGCCATGGCCTTCCTGAAAGCGGAATACAAAGTGATGGCCTATTTCGTGGTAGTTGTTGCAATTTTATTGGCCGTAATGGGTGCCTCAAGTGCCAATTCTCACTGGAGCATCGGTATCTCATTCGTTTTAGGGGCAATTCTTTCTGCGCTGGCAGGCTTTATCGGAATGAAAATTGCGACCAAAGCCAACGTAAGAACTGCAGAAGCGGCAAAAACTTCTTTGTCTAAAGCATTAAAAGTGTCCTTTACCGGAGGTTCCGTAATGGGAATGGGTGTTGCTGGTTTAGCCGTTTTAGGTTTAGGAGGCTTGTATATCATTATTAAACAAATATTTGCACCCGGTGCTGGGGTAGATTCCCATGAGATGGAAAGAACCATCGAAATTCTGACTGGATTCTCTTTGGGTGCAGAATCTATTGCCCTCTTCGCCAGAGTTGGTGGTGGTATTTATACCAAAGCAGCGGATGTTGGTGCTGACTTAGTAGGGAAAGTAGAAGCCGGAATTCCGGAAGATGATCCAAGAAACCCGGCCACGATTGCCGATAACGTAGGAGATAATGTGGGAGACGTCGCGGGAATGGGAGCCGATTTATTCGGATCTTATGTTGCAACTGTTTTGGCTACCATGGTTTTGGGTAGAGAAACTTTTTCGATAGACGCTTTTGGAGGTTTTGCTCCCATTCTTTTACCCATGTTAATCGCGGGAACAGGAATTATTTATTCGATGATCGGTACTTTATTTGTTAAAATCGGAGAAACAACAAGTTTAGATATTGCTCCGGTACAGAACGCTTTGAACCTGGGAAACTGGGGAAGTATTGTGTTAACAGCTGTTTCATCTTATTTCCTGGTGAATTATTTAATGCCCGAAACCATGACTTTAAGAGGTCATGAGTTTACCAAAATGGGCGTTTTTGGTGCCATCCTAGTTGGATTGGTAGTAGGAACTCTAATGAGTATTATCACCGAATATTACACCGCGATGGGCAAAAAACCCGTTAGAAGTATTATCAAACAGTCATCTACAGGTCATGCGACCAATATTATTGGTGGTCTTGCAGTTGGGATGGAATCTACACTATTACCGATTCTCGTATTAGCAGGAGGTATTTACGGATCTTATCTTTGTGCAGGATTATACGGTGTTGCCATTGCAGCAGCAGGAATGATGGCGACTACCGCAATGCAGTTGGCAATTGATGCTTTCGGTCCGATTGCAGATAACGCAGGTGGGATTGCAGAAATGAGTGAGCTTCCAAAAGAAGTTCGTGAAAGAACAGATATCTTAGATGCCGTTGGCAATACAACTGCAGCAACCGGAAAAGGTTTTGCAATCGCTTCTGCAGCTTTGACGGCCTTAGCGTTATTTGCGGCCTTCGTGGGTATCGCAGGGATTGACGGAATTGATATTTACAGAGCCGACGTATTAGCAGGTTTATTTGTGGGAGCCATGATTCCATTTATCTTCTCCTCTTTAGCAATCAGAGCAGTAGGTACTGCAGCGATGGCAATGGTAGAAGAAGTCCGCAGACAGTTCCGCGAAATCCCCGGGATTTTAGAAGGAAAAGCGGTCCCTGAATATGAAAAGTGTGTCGCTATTTCCACGGATGCGTCCCTTAAAAAAATGATGCTTCCGGGAGGGATTGCTCTTGTTGCTCCTTTATTGATGGGCTTTATTTTTGGTCCGGAAGTTTTGGGAGGATTCTTAGCGGGCGCTACCGTTTCCGGAGTACTGATGGGAATGTTCCAAAATAATGCCGGTGGAGCTTGGGATAATGCCAAGAAATCTTTCGAGAAAGGAGTTGAAATTAATGGTGATATGCATTACAAAGGTTCGGATGCACACAAAGCATCGGTTACCGGTGATACAGTAGGAGATCCTTTTAAAGATACTTCCGGTCCGTCAATGAATATTTTAATTAAATTAATGTCGATTATTTCTTTGGTTATTGCGCCTACTTTAGCAGTTTTACACAAAGATAAAATCATTGAAAACAGAAGGGTTAAATTAGAATCTTTACAGAAAATGTCAGGAATCACGGCAGCAGCAACTTCGGTAAATGGCGTTACGGGGATTGCTCCCGGAAAAGCTACAGGAATACTTAATGAAGAAGGTGATTACGTTTATAATACCGGAAATATTCAGGAAATTAAATTAACGAACAAATCAATCGGTGTTGGAGAAAATAGCGCGTTGCTTGCTTTGTATAATGGACTTCAATCAAAAGATCAAAAAGTGTTAGACAATACAAAGTGGTTTACGATCGAAAATCTTCATTTCCAGACAGGAAGCAGCGATTTAAAACCAGGTTCGGAAGAGCAATTGAATAATTTGGCTGAAATCTTAAATGCTTTCCCTACTGCAAAAGTGAAATTAGGAGGTTATACCGATAATACCGGCACTGAAGAAGCCAATCTTAAGTTATCGAACTTACGTGCTCAGGCAGCAAAACTTAAATTATTGGAAATGGGAATTGCATCCGACAGAGTAGAAGCTGAAGGTTACGGCTCTCAACATCCGGTTTGTGCCGAAAATGATACTGAGGAATGCAAAGCACAAAACAGAAGAATTGACGTCCGAATTCTAAATTTTTAA
- a CDS encoding S9 family peptidase, with the protein MKIKHTLVALAAPFLMNAQNVMTPETLWTLNKIGVSAVSPDQNSLIYSLGKTDLKTEKNNKKNYFFTIKNAEAAALDLGKKSLIQWDANGIYAQEDEKIYLSKDAGKTWTEFYTVGKADNIVISPDGKKVAFSKEVLVEKLLGKDKYADTPKSTAHIYTDLNHRHWDYFNEGKYNHVFVVNVTETADKAKDLLEGKPWDSPQRPSGGTEDFIWTPDSTQLLYVTKPLSGAAYAFSTNTDIFAYDLATGNVKNLTESNKGYDVSPKFSPNGKYLYWMSMERDGYEADKNDLKIMDWKSGKTTNLTKDWDESITGSVFWAPNSKDIYFTTAWKGTKQLFSLNPKNSKIQQITKGDFDLNDIFAQHKNSLLISRNDMNHNPDLFSVDVKNGSMKQVTEVNKKNYESITPSRTELKMVKTTDGKEMGVWFIYPPNFDANKKYPTLLYCQGGPQSALTQTFSVRWNFALMAANDYIVVAPNRRGMPGWGTKWNEDISKDWGGQVMQDYLAAADFAKTLPYVDGDRMGVVGASYGGYSAMMLAGIHENRFKTFIAHDGLFDMKSWYLTTEELFFAKWDLGGSPYDNPIPKSYTEFNPSNYVNKWNKPMMIIQGGIDYRVPYEQGQEAFQAAKLKGLKAKFLYFPNENHWVLHPQNGLVWQREFFAWLKETL; encoded by the coding sequence ATGAAAATAAAACACACCCTTGTTGCTCTGGCGGCACCTTTCCTCATGAACGCACAAAATGTGATGACGCCGGAAACATTATGGACCCTGAATAAAATAGGAGTCTCTGCCGTTTCACCGGATCAGAATTCACTGATTTACAGTCTTGGAAAAACCGATCTGAAAACAGAGAAAAACAATAAGAAAAACTATTTCTTTACAATTAAAAACGCCGAAGCAGCTGCGCTGGATTTAGGAAAGAAATCTTTAATTCAATGGGATGCCAATGGAATTTACGCTCAGGAAGACGAGAAAATATATCTTTCTAAAGATGCCGGAAAAACCTGGACAGAATTTTACACCGTCGGAAAAGCAGATAATATCGTGATTTCTCCCGATGGCAAAAAAGTAGCTTTCAGTAAAGAAGTTTTGGTAGAAAAATTATTGGGAAAAGATAAATATGCTGATACTCCAAAATCTACCGCACATATTTACACCGACTTGAATCACCGTCACTGGGATTACTTTAATGAAGGGAAATACAATCACGTTTTTGTAGTGAACGTTACTGAAACTGCTGATAAAGCCAAAGATTTATTGGAAGGAAAACCTTGGGATTCTCCACAAAGACCTTCCGGAGGAACTGAAGATTTTATTTGGACACCAGATTCTACACAACTGTTGTATGTGACAAAACCATTGAGCGGCGCAGCGTATGCATTTTCCACAAATACCGACATTTTCGCTTACGATCTGGCTACAGGCAATGTAAAAAACCTTACAGAAAGCAATAAAGGATATGACGTTTCGCCGAAGTTTTCACCAAACGGAAAGTACTTATACTGGATGTCTATGGAAAGAGATGGCTATGAAGCCGACAAAAATGATTTAAAAATCATGGACTGGAAATCGGGGAAAACCACTAATCTTACCAAAGACTGGGATGAAAGCATTACCGGTTCTGTTTTCTGGGCACCCAATTCTAAAGATATTTATTTTACCACCGCCTGGAAAGGAACAAAGCAATTGTTTTCATTAAATCCCAAAAATTCTAAAATTCAGCAGATTACCAAAGGTGATTTTGATTTGAATGATATTTTTGCGCAACACAAAAATTCGTTACTGATTTCCAGAAACGACATGAATCACAATCCTGATTTATTTTCTGTAGATGTGAAAAATGGATCGATGAAGCAGGTGACGGAAGTGAATAAGAAGAATTACGAAAGTATTACCCCTTCCAGAACAGAACTGAAAATGGTGAAAACCACCGACGGAAAAGAAATGGGCGTATGGTTTATTTATCCCCCAAACTTCGATGCGAATAAGAAATATCCAACTTTGTTGTATTGTCAAGGTGGACCGCAATCTGCTTTGACACAGACTTTCAGCGTGCGGTGGAATTTTGCTTTGATGGCCGCCAACGATTATATCGTGGTTGCACCAAACCGAAGAGGAATGCCAGGTTGGGGTACAAAATGGAATGAGGATATCTCTAAAGACTGGGGCGGCCAGGTCATGCAGGATTATTTGGCTGCTGCTGATTTTGCCAAAACATTACCTTACGTTGATGGTGACAGAATGGGAGTAGTGGGAGCGAGTTACGGCGGATACAGCGCCATGATGCTGGCAGGAATCCACGAAAACCGTTTTAAAACTTTCATCGCTCATGACGGTCTTTTCGATATGAAATCCTGGTATTTAACTACCGAAGAATTGTTTTTCGCAAAATGGGATTTAGGAGGTTCGCCTTACGACAATCCGATTCCGAAATCATACACCGAATTCAATCCATCAAACTATGTGAACAAATGGAACAAACCAATGATGATTATTCAGGGAGGAATTGATTACAGAGTGCCTTACGAACAAGGTCAGGAAGCTTTTCAGGCTGCAAAACTGAAAGGCTTGAAAGCAAAATTCCTTTATTTCCCCAATGAAAACCACTGGGTTTTGCATCCACAAAACGGTTTGGTTTGGCAGAGAGAATTCTTTGCCTGGCTGAAAGAAACTTTGTAA
- a CDS encoding PH domain-containing protein, with the protein MMNTKEFDTAKMDETTKMLTIIILLFLILFPISSFFFEPPKPMISIGSFVLMYGAIFISYGFIPKRIAVSDDQILIKNFYGSIVININEIETFDKIEKTGFNLRVAGVGGLFGYFGYFNGKDVWYVTNRYKKVKIILKSGKVYMISPENPDDFVKEVQLRKSEMV; encoded by the coding sequence ATGATGAATACCAAAGAATTCGACACAGCAAAAATGGATGAGACCACGAAGATGCTCACAATTATTATTTTGCTGTTTCTCATCCTATTTCCAATTTCTTCTTTTTTCTTCGAACCGCCAAAACCTATGATTTCAATTGGCAGTTTTGTTTTGATGTACGGTGCTATTTTTATTTCGTATGGATTTATTCCAAAAAGAATTGCGGTTTCTGACGATCAAATTTTAATCAAAAACTTTTACGGTTCAATTGTTATTAATATTAATGAAATTGAAACTTTTGATAAAATTGAAAAAACGGGCTTTAATCTAAGAGTTGCTGGAGTTGGTGGATTGTTTGGCTACTTCGGCTATTTTAATGGCAAAGATGTTTGGTACGTAACGAACAGATATAAAAAAGTAAAAATTATTTTAAAGTCCGGAAAAGTTTATATGATCAGTCCTGAAAATCCCGATGATTTTGTGAAAGAAGTTCAGCTGAGAAAGAGCGAAATGGTTTAG
- a CDS encoding M1 family metallopeptidase: MRTTLTSLLLLFFSIQIFAQQLYIPRNIAKAYEKNTRSLDGKPGKNYWQNSGDYTIDFNVNPISKVVSGNETIIYSNNSPDELKSVVIRFVNNVHKPTSPRAGKASPDFLSEGLKIKSLSINGENYTVNSEDWETFYDLKLNKALLPNSKNTIKIEWEFPLSKESGREGQIDETTFFCAYAYPRISVYDDYNGWDKLPHNGRNEFYNDFSNYVVSVTVPRNYVVYATGILQNPEEVLQPGVLKKFKYSLKSNQVIHVATKDEIQKQKVTKQNPFNTWKFKAENITDFTFGLSSTYVWDASSVQLKSKRVSTQATYNAGTADFEKYVEWEKYSIKWFSENWPGIEYPFPTMTGFQGFADMEYPMMVNDTAIPDDFADSRQTVDHEIAHTYFPFMMGTNEARYAFMDEGWVTAFEYLIGEAENGKAFNDKMFTDFRVKKYINDPSTEQDQPIISMSTQLSGIGYGSNAYIKPAFAYLSLKNLLGDELFKKTLHYYMNTWKGKHPTPWDFFYSMNEGSGQNLNWFWNNWFFSNNYIDLKIDSAVVSGKNLNLTVENAGGFAIPFDVEITDQDGKVSVKHFTPEVWKNSRSFTTQIEVNQKLKSVKIDGGIFMDYTPNDNLYTF, encoded by the coding sequence ATGCGTACCACTCTTACTTCTTTATTGCTGCTGTTTTTCTCTATTCAAATTTTCGCTCAGCAATTATATATTCCACGGAACATTGCTAAAGCTTATGAAAAAAACACCAGGTCACTTGATGGAAAGCCTGGTAAAAATTACTGGCAAAATTCGGGCGATTATACGATTGATTTCAATGTAAATCCTATTTCCAAAGTCGTTTCAGGAAATGAGACGATTATTTATTCAAATAATTCTCCTGATGAATTAAAATCAGTGGTCATCAGATTTGTGAATAATGTTCATAAACCGACTTCACCCAGAGCGGGGAAAGCTTCTCCTGATTTTTTAAGTGAAGGTTTGAAAATAAAATCGCTTTCCATTAACGGAGAAAATTATACCGTAAATTCAGAAGACTGGGAAACATTCTATGATTTAAAATTAAATAAAGCTTTGCTGCCAAATTCCAAAAATACCATTAAAATAGAATGGGAATTCCCATTATCAAAAGAGAGTGGAAGAGAAGGGCAAATCGATGAAACCACGTTTTTCTGTGCGTATGCCTATCCGAGAATTTCGGTGTACGATGATTATAATGGTTGGGATAAATTGCCTCATAACGGCAGAAATGAATTTTATAATGATTTCAGTAATTACGTTGTTTCTGTAACCGTTCCTAGAAATTATGTGGTTTATGCGACCGGAATTTTGCAGAATCCGGAAGAAGTTTTGCAACCGGGAGTTTTAAAGAAATTTAAATATTCATTAAAATCTAATCAGGTTATTCACGTTGCCACGAAAGACGAAATCCAAAAGCAAAAAGTAACCAAACAGAATCCGTTTAATACCTGGAAATTTAAGGCTGAAAACATTACCGACTTTACGTTTGGCTTAAGTTCAACTTATGTTTGGGATGCTTCAAGTGTTCAGCTGAAATCGAAAAGAGTAAGCACGCAGGCAACTTATAATGCGGGAACGGCTGATTTTGAAAAATATGTGGAGTGGGAAAAATACAGCATCAAATGGTTTTCTGAAAACTGGCCGGGAATAGAATATCCGTTTCCTACAATGACCGGTTTCCAGGGATTTGCCGATATGGAATATCCAATGATGGTGAATGATACCGCGATTCCAGATGATTTTGCAGATTCCCGCCAAACGGTAGATCATGAAATTGCACACACTTATTTTCCTTTTATGATGGGAACCAACGAAGCACGATATGCTTTTATGGATGAAGGTTGGGTCACGGCTTTCGAATATCTAATTGGTGAAGCTGAAAACGGAAAAGCTTTTAATGATAAAATGTTTACCGATTTCCGGGTGAAAAAATACATTAATGATCCGTCAACAGAGCAGGATCAGCCGATTATTTCGATGAGCACCCAACTGTCTGGGATCGGCTACGGAAGCAACGCTTATATCAAGCCGGCTTTTGCCTATCTGTCTTTGAAAAATCTATTGGGCGACGAGCTGTTCAAAAAAACGCTGCATTATTATATGAACACCTGGAAAGGAAAACATCCGACGCCGTGGGATTTCTTTTACAGCATGAATGAAGGCAGCGGACAAAATCTTAATTGGTTTTGGAACAACTGGTTTTTCAGCAATAATTATATCGATTTAAAAATTGATTCAGCAGTAGTTTCCGGCAAGAATTTGAATTTGACGGTTGAAAATGCAGGTGGATTTGCCATTCCGTTCGACGTAGAAATAACCGATCAGGATGGAAAAGTTTCTGTAAAACATTTTACGCCGGAAGTTTGGAAAAACAGCCGGTCTTTTACCACGCAAATCGAAGTGAATCAAAAACTGAAATCCGTAAAAATTGACGGTGGAATTTTCATGGATTATACGCCGAATGATAATTTATATACTTTTTAA
- a CDS encoding phage holin family protein, producing the protein MNLIIRLLVTAIVAFLLTKILSGVHIDGFGSAVIFALILGVLNLIVTPVLKILGLPLTIITLGFFSLVINALVVLLAAKFVDGMAIEGFWWAFIFSIALSLITSLLNGIISSDK; encoded by the coding sequence ATGAATTTAATTATCCGATTATTAGTGACCGCGATTGTCGCTTTTTTATTAACGAAAATTTTAAGTGGAGTCCATATTGACGGCTTTGGATCTGCCGTAATTTTCGCTTTGATTTTAGGAGTTTTAAACTTGATTGTCACTCCTGTTTTAAAGATTCTAGGATTGCCTTTAACTATTATTACGCTGGGTTTTTTCTCTTTAGTAATTAATGCTTTGGTTGTTTTACTGGCTGCAAAATTTGTAGATGGAATGGCGATTGAGGGATTTTGGTGGGCATTTATTTTCAGTATTGCTTTATCCTTAATAACCTCTTTACTTAACGGCATTATTTCTTCTGATAAATAA
- a CDS encoding M20/M25/M40 family metallo-hydrolase: MKNYAKLLMVSTVFAVGLNAQTKDQMVKSIMDETYQNSKLETLAYELMDDIGPRLVGSPKMQQAHDWAVKRFQNWGIDAQNEKWGEWKSWERGPSSIEMVAPYAKSIEGMQLAFSPATSSKGLTADVVMLPMFKNKEEFTAWLPKVKGKLVMVSQYQPTGRPEYNWKEFATPESFEKMKKESAEASEEWRKSITATGETSRTLNEKLEKAGAAGIISSYWSRGFGVNKIFAAATKTIPVVDISLEDYGQLYRMIQHGKTPKLKINAQSKDKGTAPTFNTVAVIKGSEKPEEYVILSAHFDSWDGGTGATDNGTGTITMMEVARILKKYYPNPKRTIVVGLWGSEEQGLNGSRGYVWAHKDQMPNVQAVFNQDNGTGRIANISGQGFLNSYDYIGRWLSAVPKELTKGIETSFPGFPGGGGSDHASFIAAGVPAFMLSSLNWSYGNYTWHTNRDTYDKIIFDDLKSNVATIAILTYMASEDPEKASSERIKLPINPRTGETMNWPEVKEPTRKGGFD, encoded by the coding sequence ATGAAGAACTATGCTAAATTATTGATGGTTTCTACGGTTTTTGCTGTGGGTTTAAACGCTCAAACCAAAGACCAAATGGTAAAATCTATTATGGATGAAACCTATCAAAACTCTAAACTCGAAACACTTGCGTATGAATTGATGGACGACATTGGGCCAAGATTGGTCGGAAGTCCAAAAATGCAGCAGGCACATGACTGGGCCGTAAAACGTTTTCAGAATTGGGGAATTGATGCCCAAAACGAAAAATGGGGCGAATGGAAATCCTGGGAAAGAGGGCCTTCATCCATAGAAATGGTTGCTCCTTATGCAAAATCCATCGAAGGAATGCAGTTGGCTTTCAGTCCTGCGACTTCATCAAAAGGTTTAACCGCCGATGTCGTGATGTTGCCCATGTTTAAAAACAAAGAAGAATTTACCGCCTGGCTTCCAAAAGTAAAAGGAAAATTGGTGATGGTTTCCCAATACCAACCAACAGGAAGACCTGAATATAACTGGAAAGAATTTGCAACGCCGGAATCTTTTGAAAAAATGAAAAAAGAATCTGCGGAAGCTTCTGAAGAATGGAGAAAATCAATTACTGCAACAGGAGAAACCTCCAGAACTTTAAATGAAAAATTAGAAAAAGCCGGTGCAGCCGGAATCATTTCTTCTTATTGGTCCAGAGGATTTGGAGTGAATAAAATTTTTGCCGCTGCAACCAAAACAATTCCGGTTGTAGATATTTCGTTAGAAGATTACGGACAATTATACCGAATGATTCAGCATGGAAAGACGCCTAAATTAAAAATAAATGCTCAGTCGAAAGACAAAGGAACTGCTCCCACATTTAATACAGTTGCAGTGATCAAAGGTTCTGAAAAACCAGAGGAATACGTGATTCTTTCGGCACACTTTGATTCTTGGGATGGTGGAACCGGCGCAACCGATAACGGAACCGGAACAATCACCATGATGGAAGTTGCCAGAATTCTTAAAAAATATTATCCAAATCCAAAGAGAACCATTGTGGTTGGACTTTGGGGAAGTGAGGAACAGGGTTTAAATGGTTCACGCGGTTATGTCTGGGCACACAAAGACCAAATGCCAAATGTTCAGGCAGTTTTCAACCAGGATAATGGCACAGGAAGAATCGCGAATATCAGCGGTCAGGGATTTTTGAATTCTTATGATTATATCGGAAGATGGTTAAGCGCCGTTCCGAAAGAATTAACCAAAGGAATCGAAACTTCTTTCCCTGGATTTCCAGGTGGTGGAGGTTCTGACCACGCTTCGTTTATCGCAGCCGGCGTACCCGCATTTATGTTGAGTTCATTAAACTGGAGTTATGGAAATTATACCTGGCATACCAACAGAGATACCTATGATAAAATCATTTTCGATGATCTTAAAAGTAATGTTGCGACGATTGCGATTTTAACTTATATGGCAAGTGAAGATCCGGAAAAGGCTTCCTCGGAAAGAATAAAATTGCCGATCAACCCAAGAACCGGCGAAACTATGAACTGGCCGGAAGTAAAAGAACCAACCCGAAAAGGAGGTTTCGATTAA
- a CDS encoding DUF6526 family protein, producing the protein MQNQNYQNHKKFYPPHHFIYLPLVFILQIVGIWKIFKDEHNQLIWILFSVVIFLILYLALMIRQHYALGNQNRIIRLEFKLRYFELFGKSADETESKLSFDQIAALRFAYDDEFKMLLDKALQQNISGDEIKKSITNWKPDHHRV; encoded by the coding sequence ATGCAAAATCAAAATTATCAAAATCACAAAAAATTCTATCCGCCTCATCATTTCATCTATCTTCCTCTTGTTTTTATTCTACAAATTGTTGGAATTTGGAAAATTTTTAAAGATGAGCATAACCAATTAATTTGGATTTTATTCTCAGTCGTTATTTTTCTTATTCTTTATTTAGCCTTAATGATACGACAACATTACGCACTTGGAAATCAAAACCGTATTATAAGATTAGAGTTTAAGTTAAGGTATTTTGAACTTTTCGGTAAAAGTGCGGATGAGACAGAATCCAAACTTTCTTTTGATCAGATTGCCGCTTTGCGTTTCGCCTACGATGACGAATTTAAAATGCTGCTCGATAAAGCGCTTCAACAAAATATTTCAGGTGACGAAATCAAAAAATCGATTACCAACTGGAAACCAGATCACCATAGAGTTTAA
- a CDS encoding phosphatidate cytidylyltransferase, whose protein sequence is MKKFTFLTLALFALMTLTGCEAIGTIFKAGMWWAFFLVALVIGLIVWLFSRGKN, encoded by the coding sequence ATGAAAAAGTTTACATTTCTTACGTTAGCACTATTTGCCTTAATGACTTTAACAGGTTGTGAAGCCATAGGAACCATTTTCAAAGCCGGAATGTGGTGGGCATTTTTCCTGGTTGCTCTGGTAATCGGTTTAATCGTTTGGTTGTTTAGCAGAGGGAAAAATTAA